The following proteins come from a genomic window of Sesamum indicum cultivar Zhongzhi No. 13 linkage group LG10, S_indicum_v1.0, whole genome shotgun sequence:
- the LOC105172475 gene encoding transmembrane protein 184A, with amino-acid sequence MGPLHYVLIALPCTIGAMALAIIHIYKHLLNYTEPTYQRYIVRIIFMVPVYALMSFLSLVLNKSTIYFNSIREIYEAWVIYNFLSLCLAWVGGPGAVVVSLSGKILKPNWCLMTCCLPPLPLDGRFIRRCKQGCLQFVILKPILVVVTFILYAKGKYEDGNFNPMQSYLYITIIYTFSYSVALYALVLFYVACRDLLQPFNPVPKFIIIKSVIFLTYWQGVLVFLAAKSGWSSDTEEAADFQNFLICVEMLIAAVGHFYAFPYKEYAGANIGGNRGFTASLAHALKLNDFYHDTVHQFAPTYHDYVLYNPSESDDGAKKYRARTFVPIGPEMDTVRRNKNIFGSKLEDIQLSSLSSSGGSTPQNSAPIQNTAKSEAMSSSLLMDASNSVSTPYDLSLVDIDMSNYPAKVPAANEGGTR; translated from the exons ATGGGGCCATTGCACTACGTACTGATAGCATTGCCTTGTACAATTGGGGCAATGGCATTGGCGATTATCCACATTTACAAACATCTATTGAATTATACCGAGCCCACGTATCAGAGATATATCGTCCGTATCATCTTTATGGTTCCG GTTTATGCATTAATGTCTTTCTTGTCGCTGGTCCTAAACAAAAGCACAATTTACTTCAATTCAATCAGAGAAAT ATATGAAGCATGGGTCATCTATAATTTCTTATCACTGTGCTTAGCGTGGGTAGGTGGTCCAGGAGCTGTCGTGGTTAGTCTGTCtggcaaaattttgaaaccaaATTGGTGCTTAATGACATGTTGCTTGCCACCACTTCCATTGGATGG GCGCTTTATACGAAGGTGCAAACAAGGCTGTTTGCAGTTTGTGATCCTGAAGCCCATTCTAGTTGTAGTTACTTTTATACTTTATGCAAAAGGGAAATATGAAGATGGGAATTTCAACCCAATGCAATCTTATCTCTACATAACCATTATCTACACCTTCTCATATTCGGTGGCACTTTACGCGTTGGTCTTGTTTTATGTGGCTTGTAGAGATTTGCTTCAGCCATTTAATCCAGTTCCCAAGTTTATCATAATCAAATCTGTGATATTTCTTACATACTGGCAG GGCGTTTTGGTTTTTCTTGCTGCAAAGTCTGGATGGTCAAGTGATACCGAGGAAGCTgcagattttcaaaattttttaatttgtgttGAGATGCTTATTGCTGCTGTTGGTCATTTCTATGCTTTTCCCTATAAAGAGTATGCCGGTGCAAATATAGGTGGTAACCGGGGCTTCACTGCAAGCCTTGCACATGCCTTGAAATTAAATGACTTCTACCATGATACGGTACACCAG TTTGCACCAACCTACCATGATTATGTGCTCTACAATCCTAGTGAGAGTGATGATGGAGCGAAGAAGTACAGGGCACGAACTTTTGTTCCAATTGGTCCAGAAATGGATACAGTTcgaagaaacaaaaacattttTGGGAGTAAGTTGGAAGACATACAGTTATCCAGTCTCTCATCTTCAGGAGGCAGCACGCCACAAAATTCTGCTCCGATACAGAACACTGCAAAATCAGAGGCAATGAGCTCTTCGCTGCTCATGGATGCATCAAATTCCGTCTCCACACCCTATGATCTCTCCCTTGTTGACATAGACATGTCTAATTACCCAGCAAAAGTGCCTGCGGCTAATGAAGGCGGGACAAGGTGA